AGAAGATTTGTAATGGTTCTTTGCATAACTGGTAATAAAATTCTGGGATTGCTTAGATATAGATCACTTTCTGATAGGATAATGCATGCCATGCTTTTTGTACCCATTTGATAGTGTTGAGCCAAAGTAACTCAACTTCATGTCCATCTATTCTGTTATGTAGACATTATGAACAAACTCTTAAACTGAGGACTTCATTCTTTTTATGTGTGATGTGATGCTTCTTGTGAGTTGGTATAGTTTTCGATCTCTCATATTTGTGTTTTGAATTGTAGGTTGAAGATTACGTCTTGTGGTGGTGAAGTTCTACATTGCGAGCTTTAGTGTTCCGATATTGGTAGTATTCAGTTTAAGTTTTCTTATTTAGAACTATCATTTTGTAGTTGGTAAACAAATTCGAAGTTATTGTAAGTTTGAAAAGAAAGCTTTTGCCCCGGTGCTTTCAGATTAATTTTAAATGCTATTATACTTTTCAGTCAATTGTTACATTTATAAGTGCAACAAAAGATTGGAACTGCAAGGGATAACTATAGTTGGATATACATCAGTCTTTAAGTTCACTAAGCTCTGTGTGGTTTCATTTTGTTCCTTTATACTAAGTCCTTTAGAAAGGACTTGGGATTAGCAGACTTGATTATTATTACAGCCGTTTACTGCCTTATGTTATTGATAGTCACTTTCTAGCTCATTTTGACTAAGATTTAGTTTCCTTGCCTGAAGGATATTACAATGGAGGTTGATGGCCTCAACTTGTTCAGTATCTGCCTCCTTATTTGGATGGATAGAGTTGGTTGCCAAATGATTGTGTTTAAATGATGCATGTATGTCTAGTTTTGGTGACGAGTGGTGATTGTTTGTATGGGTGGTTATGTTGAAACTTTTAATCTGCTGCCTGTCATTGTTTTGGTGCACTTGTCTTTTTGATAGCCACTGTCATCTTATAAACTTGTCACGGCTTTCCAGTCCTTGTTTTGTTTGCTAAAAACTTTCCCTGCTTTCCCTGGTTTCTTCTCCGCATACCCCTTTGAGCAACTGATTTCAGAGTGATTATTTGAACCTCCTAATCCTTTTAAATGGTGAAACTGCTAAAAACTTTACCAGCTTATATACTACTTTGATGCTCCTAATAACTAGCCAGGTCTTGTTGATCTGTGgcagaatgtttttttttttttttccaactttgtCCAACGGTAATTCCTTCAAGTGCAAGTGCGCCATGTCCTCTGACTTTTTCAGATTCTATTAGACTTGTAGTTGCCAAATGATGGATGGTGTTAGTTAAAAGATGCATGTAGTAGTGTCTTGGTCCATCCTTTTGGAGGGTAGTATGTGTGTATTGATCCATGTAGTAGTGTCTTGGTCCATCCTGTAAATTGAGTTTTCACTTGTGCGATACATGTGTGCATGTTGTTAAATTTTGGTGAAGTCATAATGTTGAAAAATTTGTCAAAGTCTGGTTTCCTAGGTGTGTGTGCCATGTGAATAATATATGATGATTGCACTGGTACATGCTTTGTCAACCAGCAACCTTACGGCTGAGTCTAGTTGTACATGCTTTGAAGTAAGAATATCAGCTTCTTCTGCTGATATTTTTACTTCCATTGAATTGAAATTAGCTTCAACAGGAAGGCAATAGTACTTTGATGATTAGAGTAGTGGTGAATCTATGTTGCAAGGAATGTTAAGTTCAGCCAAGGATGATGAGCATGCAAGTGCTGTTCCTTTACCTGGTTTGCTAGTTAATTAGTTCGCCTAACATTTTGTTGATATGTGCAAACTGTCATCTCCAACCAAGCAAGCATATTTCTTGACAAGGTGCAGCTTATGTTGATCATACAATTTTTGTTATGGGCAATTGGTCATCCTTGTAAACAGCATTCATATACTCAGTTGATCACATTGTCCTTCCAAAGTTATGTTCTGCACAGTTTCTGTTTCAGAGCATTAGGAGACGAGTTATAACCGAGTGCAACAAGCATCTATTAGGACTATTTACCTTTGATAGATTGTAACATTTGCTTGTCAGCTCCGCAGAAGTACACCTTCTCTTACCGTTACGAAGGGGTTGTATATTTTCAATTGCTTTTGTTAATGGAGGAGAGTGAAGCTGATACGTCACTTAAGATCATACTAACATGTTTTTGGTTCTACTTCTTCATGTCTAACGGTTTATTAGTTGGAATCGCATAAGAAATGCAATTCAAACTTTGATTTCTGGGTCTATTTCTTCACGTCTAACCGTTTTTTAGTTGAAACCGGATAACAAAATAAGATGCTCTTTGAATAGATTAAAATTTGATTCACAGAACCATTTTAATAAGGAAACTCGTAATAGTGGATAGATGAATTAGAAGTTAAATGGTCATAATCTCTTAATCTCTCACGTCTTTCTTGGTTGTATGGTTTGTATGTTTACAGAGAGACAGTCGTCATGTGGGAATCCCACTAGTAGATCCTTAATTTGTAGAGTATAGTCAGCACAGCAGTCAGTTAATAATGTTGTTTGTATTAATTAATTTAGGATTTTAAAGATTAAGTATGAATTTAAAGATTCTTTGGTTACATGCAGAACACCTAATCTTCTTCATCAATTATTGTTTTGCATGTTCTCCTTTGTGcataaactaatccaaatctataCATACATATTATTACTCCTTTAGCTTCATCTTTTTTTAAGTAGGAATGAAAATTTCATTTCTTATAATGAGAGTTTAAAACCATCCAGGAAAATCATTCCCCCGGGTACGCGTAAGTTTTGCCTCTGTTGCAAGATGATTAGCGACATCTTTAGTTCCATGActcaaaacatcaaaataaaatgTTTGCAATTATTGAtcacattattattatttgtccATCTAACAACACCAGTACTGCTACCATTAATAGCCTGATTCCTTTACGCAACGACACTTGCACCATATTCTTGTCAATTATCCTTAAAAAGAAAGTGTTTGTGTAGACCACATCTTACTCTTTATCCATGAAGAAGAGTTGGTGTGACCTGATTAGGCTAAATATTCCGAGCGCCGCCTAATTAAGTAACTCTAATACCGTTTGGTAGCAGTTAATAAGTAGTTAGTTGATTAACACATGTTAACTAACTATAACTAATTAGTCAAGGCCAagcaagagaaaaaaaataaaaacaacactCGTATTCAAAGTTTGAAAGttgaaattcaaaaatcaaatgaTCAAAAGAGCATCTCACTCATGTcctataattattttatttttttcttctttatcctcctttttcttgtttgatttgaAGTAGCCTGCTTTatcaaggcaaaaaatccaaaGGAATAGGGAATATTAGCCTTTACCctattcaaaaaaatgaaatgttATAGCTAAAGAGGACATTCCAATAACGTATATCAGGACAATGTGTGCCCACTGCCCATTTATTTGTCCAAGTTCCTAACAACTATCTGAACCATAAAATCGCTCCtggtattctgaataatcatGGATCAGTATTTGCCCATTTATTTGAGAGATGAATATCATTTATGATTATTTTTAACCACGCGGCATTCCTTTTTGACGAGATAACCCCAATCATTAAATGTTCGGGGGGCAATTGCCTTTCTACATCTACTAGTCTATATGGAGTTAGCTAGCATGACGCATAAGAGGTCATCATCATAGGACTCCAACCAAATAAGCAGTAGTAGTACTGTAGTTGCCTAAATGTTTTTGTCATTTTGTAAAAAGTCGGGGTGTGTGATTTGATTTAATTACagactccaccaccaccactaccccaAGCTCACGagacaaaagagaaaaaagaaaaagaaaataagaaaaaagagaGGTTCATAAGTTTTCATCAGCATTAATTACCACTTCTTCTCGTGTGTCCCTTTTATGGCATCTGTCCGTACCCCCCAAATTATGTATTAAATTTTATCCGACACCCAATTAATAGCAAGATTGTTATGAGGTCCAACAAGTTGGACTTTCCGTCCAAAACCAGAATTTATATCCACGTGCTCATCTGACTCTGCCTCCAAACAAACCACTCAAAATGTACTGCCCAGAGGTTCTTGTTTCCCTGTAATAAAGCTCCTAATGGTAATTCTCCTTACGTTAAAAGTTCAGGTGATTCTTTTCATTAATTTACCGATGGGTTTGTTTATTTCTTGATTTTAGCCATTTCTCATGAAGTTTTTGTTAgcattttgtatttttctttctcATACGCATTTTAACAAACAGTTGATGTTCTTAAGTTTTGTTAGAGTTTAGTATCAGTGTCAGCAACTGAATCGTGCTTCATTACAACAGACATGTCTATCACCGCACTGTCAActcaatcaccacaatttgataGTGTGATACCGCATCACATGATTCACATCCCTGTAAAGATTAAACAAGGGTTTGCCAAATTAATGGCAAATGTATAATAGGAATTCAATTCTGACTCCCATGTCTTTCACTGCATTGTTAACTCTATCACCACAATTTTAGCGTCAAAAATAAGAATCAACTTGTGGTGATAGAGTGGACACTCAGTGAAAGACATGTCTGTTGTAACGAAGCTACTCAATCGTGCTGTGGAGGTGATCGAAGCAGTTAAACCTTTCGTAGTATGTGGTCTCAGCAAGCTCAGGAGTATCTTGATAATGTGCCATTCATTTCTATAAGGTATATGACCTCAACTGTCTCATTTGTAATAatattgtttttttgttgtttcccGCCTTCAAATTCCTTGAATGTAGTGATGATAAATCACTTTCTACAACCTAACACGGAGACTCCACAAAAAACTAAGTAGTAACCCGCTCAATTTATGTCGTTGCCTCTGGTTAATCTGCTTTTATGAAAAATCTATATCTACACTTATAGATTAGCGCAAAATGCTCGTGAAAACTCTTCCCCTCCATGTAAATCCAGCCTATGTTTTTGCTGCACCTCTTAATCTTACAATTTTTCTGCGTGGCATGTACTCAAACAGTATCGAGGTATTTTGGCAATGTCTACCTTGAATCATCCAAGAAAATTGTACATATAAAGTAACTGACTGTTGTTGTATCAAGATTGAAACTGAAAGTCTGTCTACTCTCATTTAATTCATTCAATTATAGTACAGAATTAATCAAGAGTGAGATATTATGTTTAAGTTCTGTTTGTGTCTATGACATTTGATTTTTGTGTAACAATAGAGAGCTGGTAAAAATCGACGAATATATCAAGCTCCAATAGAAACTGCAGCTTGTTGAAAATGGTGGTAAACGAACTCTTTATATGCAAGGGCGCAGGGGAAGAAGAAGTACCATTGCTCCTTTGAACAggagaaatcaaggtgaaaacgTTACAAACCTCCACTATTTTCTAATTGTAAATTTCTTGCGTGCTTTTTTCACTCACCACAAGCTCTGCATATACAGGTCATTAGGGAACTTTGGGATGAGCTTACACGCAACAGGAGCTACCACCAAGTTGCTGGAGAATTGTATTGGTATGTTAATTGTAGTTCCTGTGCATATTCTAGTtagtctttttctttttataatcaAACCATAGCATGTCTTGTCTATGTTTCTCAATCCTGGGAAGCTTTATCCATTGAACCCGACAAGAACAAACAATTCAATTTTACCATCTGCTtgaatttctacttcccttttcAAACTGTAAAACCTTGAGTTAGAGTGAAATGGTTGGGTTTGGATGAAAGGGTAGTTTAGTCAGGTAACAGATGACATGGCACTTGACCATCAAATAGATGGAAAAGATGACTTTTGGTCAGCAAAGCAATTTAATCATACATTAAGGGCCTGATAGAGTTTAGTACATAACATGAAGGGGGTACAGATGAAAAATCCCTTGATGAATTGACTCAATGAATTCATATTTGATTACTTCaaaaaaccttcttcttcttcttcttctctgcttccACATAAAACTCTGTTCTGCTTCCTCTGCCTCTCTCTCTTTATTTATACTCCACTTAAATTCATTGCTTTTCTGTAATTCAATTATCTACAGTAATATCGTTTCTCATTactgtggagacttgaattctcATAAGTCCAAACCAAACCTCATTTCCTGATTCAAACTTATTCATCATATTTCTCCAGTTTTTTATTTACATACAAACAAATTCTTGGACTGATTAAAACCAGAGAATGTTGAGACATAAACATAATACAAGTATAGAAGGTCTGATTCAAGGTGGAAAGATACGTAAGCGAGGTtgttcatcatcaacatcatcatcatcttcagtgATACAGAATTATAGATTTAAGAGAGCACTTTTAGTTGGTAAAAGAGGTAGAGGATCAAACACTACTCCAGTTCCAACTTGGAGGATTGATAATAACAATAATTCAAGATCAAGTAATCATAGAATTCTGACACCAAATTCTAATAGACAAGTCTCTGCTAGAAAACTTGTTGCTACTCTTTGGCAAATGAATGAAGTTCCTTCCCCGAGAATGAAAGAGATTTTAGATTGTAAGAAAGAATCAAGAAGTAGTACTCGAGATAGAGGTGGTGGAAACAGAGTTTACTCTGTTCTCTCTGATCCTTCTCATAGTCCTGTTTCAGATGTACGTTTTCTTTCCCTTCTATCTTTATCTTCCTGggctgttttttgttttttttttgaaatttttggtGAAATGTGATTGAATTTCGCTGTTGTTTGTTTCGCCAATTACGCAGAGATTGGATCGGTCTAGAAATGGAAGTCATCACAGAAGAAACTCTATGACATCTCAGAAGCTCAAGCTTACTGATTATATCAATGGAGGTTTTGATTCCATTAGCAATGCCAATCAAATGGAGGTAATAATTTAAAATCTACTGAGCAATGATGAGTTTTGTGATTATCTGGACCACAACTCATGTATTTGTCTGCAGATTCGGCCGCGTTCTCGGGGAATGACTCCGACGGGATCTTCAGTTGGGGTTCACAATCATAAGTCGCGTTTGAAGGATGTTTCTGACGGTCTGACAAACTCGAAAGAGCTTTTAAAAGTGCTCAATCGATTCTGGGGTGTTGAAGAACATCAGTCAGCAAGTATGTCAATCATATCAGCTCTAAGAGCTGAAATTGAGAGAGCGCACGGTCAAGTTAACCATCTGGTTCGCGAAAATCCTTCTTCTGATCGTAGTAAGGAAATGGAGTGTCTACTGAAGCGCTTTGCACAAGAGAAAGCAGCTTGGAAATGCAATGAGCAAGAAAAGATAGAGATGGCTTTGAGACCGATTAAAGGAGATCTCGAGGGAGAGAGGAAGTTGAGGAGAAGAACTGAGAGCTTGAATAAGAGTCTTGGTAGAGAATTGGCTGAGACTAAATCTGCTCTCTTGAAAGCAACTAAAGAGCTTGAGACTGAGAAGAGGGCGCGAGAGATAATGGAGCAAATATGCGATGAGTTGGCTAGAGGAATTGGCGAGGATAAAGCAAAGGTAGAAGCATTGAAGAGAGAGTCTGCAATGGTTAGAGAGGAGGTTGAGAAAGAGAGGGAGATGCTTCACTTGGCGGATACTCTGCGCGAGGAGAGAGTTCAAATGAAGCTGTGCGAAGCCAAGTATCAGTTCGAGGAGAAAAATGCAGCGGTAGACAAGTTAAAGCTTGAACTAGAAACCTTTCTTAAAACCAAAAAGTctaaaggtaataaaaacaggtCAGGGAAATGTGGCAGCAGAGGAGATGTTGCAATCTATTTGAGTAAACCGAATGTGTTTGATAAGATCCAAAGAGGAGGACAAGTAGTAGATGAGGAAAGCAATGACGGAGATTTGGACTCGGGTGAAGAAGAAGGTTCGTCTGACAGTGATCTCCATTCCATTGAATTAAACATAGAGGATGCTAATAACTCAGGCTATGTGTGGAATTTCGTTGACGGAGCTGCTCAAGAAGATCCGAAGAGACTTTCTGTTGACAAAGAAACCAAAGGGAGAAAATCCACCTCAAGTAAAATTACAAAGAGGAATTTTTCAATCGGAAGGCGTGATTCAGATGGTATAGGTTGGGATTTCAGCAATGAAAATTTCTCAAACTGGGGAAAGATCTCCGAGCATGACAAACAAATTAATGGACAAGAACATTTCGAAGTCGGTACTCAGaaacataaatcaaaagcagaaaagAATTTGTCCAGATCAAAAACTGCACTGCCCCAAGACTTCACAAGTACAACGAAAGAATGGGGACAACATCGACCTTCATGGGATCTTGGCAGTGCGCATTGTGATagtccaaatccaaatatagcATGGGAGGCCAGTTTGAAGGAAAGATTAGCTGAAATCTTGGGGGAAAGTAGAGTTCAAGAAGCGGATGACAGTAAGAAACTGTCTGTATCTTAATCAACCTCCTAAAGCTTGAGAGCCGTGTAGATCAAAAGGTAAAGCTCTCATCTAGTACTGAGCAACGACTATGATGTTGCGAATGCCAATTTTTTTactgtgtttttccttttttaccTTTAGTTGTAACCATATTGACATATATGTGCACTACCTCATGCAACAAACatattcaaatcaaaatcattgGTTTTTTTCCCCCCTATATCCTTTATAGAATTCATACCAGATTCAGATTGAACTGCTGCCATTCTAGTACAATGTCCAGCAGCAGCAAACAATGAAAAGTAAGTTATAATTTTTCAAAGCACGTGGTTACATGTTCTCATTGGAATGAAACCCTTTCCTTGAATTTGAAGGAACATGTAAAATTCAAAGTTCGAACTGGTAGGGTGGGAACTGAATAACCAAATAAAACCTTTTCAAAGTTGTGGGTAGTAATCATTAAATCCAGTCTACCCTGaacatataaaaaaataataattgtgcACGCGTTTTGTCAGTAAAGATGAATGTCATGAATCGAAAATCCCGATGATACTCACTGTGTTAAGAACTTCTACCCATTGCCAGATTCATATTACTCCTTCTGTTTCAGGgattcaggaaaagtgatacttccaAGCCAAATTTAAAAAGTAAAAGTACCATTTTCCCTAAAACAGATTAGTAAAATGTTTTAATTGCGACTTGCAGTGGGAGGATTAGACCAAACGTTACGTTCGATGATGATAGAGCTACCTTGGAAACAAGGATTCCAACTTTTAGCTCCTCGAAATGAACACTAGGAATGGTAAAGGTGCAACACAGTGAAATTTTAGGTACACTGGATTTGGTACATTAACAACAAAATCATCAAGTTTATGCATAACTTATATGCTTATCACGTTGATTTTGATCCATCCAACCACCACACACAAATTTAGTTTGGAACTTGAATCGGttttcatcaaaaaaagaaaaaaaatcaaatattgaAGGTACAATTgtcatcaaacttcatcttttcacatgatttttttttcagtttAGGCGTCAGAGGGGAAATGTGGGTCCAAGATGAAAGAAAGTGGGGTCAGTGATTTTGTCTTCAACAATGGAGGCAGTGCCAGCCCAGGACGACTAGCTCATGTGGGGTGTTTTCTCTACACGTGATATCAGAGATGACCTGGTGAGGAGGCTAAACATACCGGAGGGTGGGGAACCGGGCCAACTCATAAGGGCCATTAACCATGCTGCTTGCTATGTGTCTTGTCGCACTTTTGTCTTTCTTCTAAGATTTCAATTCATTTTGATGTCAGTAGGGGGAGAGAGCTAGCAAAGGTATCAATAATGGTGAAGCGATGTTTTTCACTCTTGATTTTGATGGTAGCTATACTTTCAGCTCCCAATATCACTCGATGGTATTAGTACTTGGTCTGAGTTTTCTTATCTGCAAACCCTCTCCTTACATTTGAAGTTGGTATAAGCAAATTGGAAAATTATTGTTCGtttaacaacaatttttttttgtctgtggGTGAGACGGTCACTTTCAAAGCATATTTGGATTAACGTCACGTTTATTTGCATCTGACTCGTGATCTGGATTTGGTAAATTCCGGACTCATCGTCAATCATGTGTaccgtttgttttctattttaagtTCGATT
This genomic stretch from Papaver somniferum cultivar HN1 chromosome 5, ASM357369v1, whole genome shotgun sequence harbors:
- the LOC113283937 gene encoding uncharacterized protein At5g41620-like; the protein is MLRHKHNTSIEGLIQGGKIRKRGCSSSTSSSSSVIQNYRFKRALLVGKRGRGSNTTPVPTWRIDNNNNSRSSNHRILTPNSNRQVSARKLVATLWQMNEVPSPRMKEILDCKKESRSSTRDRGGGNRVYSVLSDPSHSPVSDRLDRSRNGSHHRRNSMTSQKLKLTDYINGGFDSISNANQMEIRPRSRGMTPTGSSVGVHNHKSRLKDVSDGLTNSKELLKVLNRFWGVEEHQSASMSIISALRAEIERAHGQVNHLVRENPSSDRSKEMECLLKRFAQEKAAWKCNEQEKIEMALRPIKGDLEGERKLRRRTESLNKSLGRELAETKSALLKATKELETEKRAREIMEQICDELARGIGEDKAKVEALKRESAMVREEVEKEREMLHLADTLREERVQMKLCEAKYQFEEKNAAVDKLKLELETFLKTKKSKGNKNRSGKCGSRGDVAIYLSKPNVFDKIQRGGQVVDEESNDGDLDSGEEEGSSDSDLHSIELNIEDANNSGYVWNFVDGAAQEDPKRLSVDKETKGRKSTSSKITKRNFSIGRRDSDGIGWDFSNENFSNWGKISEHDKQINGQEHFEVGTQKHKSKAEKNLSRSKTALPQDFTSTTKEWGQHRPSWDLGSAHCDSPNPNIAWEASLKERLAEILGESRVQEADDSKKLSVS